The Branchiostoma floridae strain S238N-H82 chromosome 1, Bfl_VNyyK, whole genome shotgun sequence sequence TCCCTCATAATTCAGCCCCGCAataaaaacaggtgcaggaaaAGGGGGAAAACTGCGAACAGCTTGTGCTATGCCCTCCTCCTCTATTCTTAACAAGACAATATGATAATCAATAGTTGTCCTTGCAATAAAGAAAATTAACACAAAAGGATGTGATAATGATACAGAAGGGTAATCagataataatagtaatataaTTATAGTAATATTCTGCCCACACAGTTGAGCATTTCACTCTGGGTTAACctttaaactgccaaacccggatatatccgaacacatatacatgtcctgtgtgtcgcacccggatatatccgggatagcgtattcccccgtaGTAGCAACGAACCCctgaagttagggacttcggccttgttcggggggttctttttggaggtcagcagccaaccctggcactgatagcattttatagtgctgaaactctggcagtttaagggttaagaaaGTTAGCTGCAGTACCCTGTGGAAGGAGTGTTGGTTTCCCGTGGACCAGTGCAGGGTGCTGGTGTTGTTGTAGCTGCCGACTTCCGTCACGCGAGTCATGTCCATCTCCAGGGCCTCGTGGGACTCGGACTTGGAGGGGGAGAACGCGGACGTGTCCCGGAAGTCCTGCCGAGAGAAGCAGCGGAGGCAACTGCACGAACAGCCCCTGCGTTTTCCTGCTGCGGCTTTGGGCTGCGTACAACTCCAGTCCTAGAATAGAGAATAGATAGAATATATATTGTGGCTGGACAATATTAAGACATGGACTGGCCTAAGCACTGAACAGCTCATCAGAGGGGCAGAGGACAGAGCAAGATGGGCACGGATCACTGCTACTGGATGTCGAGGAGCCCCTACAACCGctgaggttacgggccgtgagtgagtgagtgagtgagtgagtgagaataTAGGTTACAGTCTTTGATGACTCTGCAAATAGTTTTAATACATCAATTGAACATAGTCTTCAGAAGACTGTGTTCAAGTCGTTGATAAAGTTCAGAGTTACGCAAACATAATTGAAACTTTTACCACCTCACCTGTTTGATTCCTAAATCTAGTAAATGCATTTTGTAAAAGTTTCAGATGAAAATATTAGTTTTGACATTCCTACAAGTGACTTAAGCAAGCGGCTGTATGCATATGGTTATGCatatgccatactttgtaccttgtacaattgttgtgcaataaagttatcattatgtATCTTATGAAtagatgtatatacatgtagtgtcacGCTTTGGTACTTTCCTCGTCTGTTAAGTAATAGATataggaccacaggaagaatagctaacaGAAATATCAAGCTAACTGTGAATACAAATAAAATCGAACACGCTACAGAAAGCGATCACTGGGCCCAGATAGAATACTCACACTGAGGAGGAAGAGACAGAATCCCGTGCACAGCATGAACAACAGGATGATGCTCACTACCACAACGATGACTACTGTCTGATCTGACGTGCTTCCTGTGTCTGTTGTAGTGTTGGAGTTTCCTGTGGAGTTTCCAGGGACGTCTCCAGCATTGGTGGAGTCAGCCGTGGTACTGAATTCCCCGGTGTTAGAGCTCGATCCATCTGTGGGGTTTGCAGTGGGAAATTCACCAACTGTTGTGGCCGTACTGTTACTGTCAGAGTTTTGTCCCTGTGTGGTCTGTGCTGTAATGTTCAGAGGGACAACACTACTGGTACTTGCAGGGGCAGTTgtgatgatggtggtggtgtCAGTGTTGGCCATGCTTTTTGTGCTCGCATCTTTTGTGGTCTGAATGTTTTTGGTTGTGGGAGCACTAGGGGTACTTGCAGCAGTAGTTCTGTCCAAGGTTGTTGTGGCTGAACGAGTGGTGCTGGAAACAAGACTGGTGGCGCCTGTTGTTGCTACTGTCTCTGCTGTAATGACCATGTTGGAAGGGGTGGTTTGAGCCTGCGGTAATGGAAAATTATTGGTTAGCATTTAGAAATATACCTTTCAATCATGACTGCTACTGATGCATTTACAATCATGAATTGTTTACAGGTCTGAGCACCATGTTGCTGTCTTGGACATGTCAATGGACCATAGATTGCAGGGTTTCCTAAATCTActggcaactacatgtattcctcTGACATTTCCTTTAGTTATTTGAGAGGGACAGATGATCTTGAGATGTCTGAAAACTCTTAAGCTACTTTGATGAAATGCAAATAACTTAAGATGTGTTTGGTACCGCATTGTGTCCCTATAACATCATGGAAAAACACTCAAACCATTTAAAATTTCTCCCTGCTGCTTGTTTCAACTGTCACCAAAAATAGTACTGTCACAGTGATGGTCAGGCTCCTGCCTTGCTTGGAGGGTCTCTACAAAGGGATCTATTGATGCTGTCAAGCTAGACTGGAGAACTCAATTGTGCAAACTTCAATTGCAATTCTCACAAGGACAAAGTACAAGTTAAAGATATCGTTTGTTGTAGGCTATAATCAGAAGAAAAAGGGTTAATAAGATTTTAGGCTATTTGATCTGCAAAGGCAAAAAGAAAATGGGGCAATGTCACCCTATatgttaacatgcattggcataataccggtagcaagacttataccggtagattaaaaatactggaacttaaagagatctacacatgcaacaatagttatttctgagctgtgcacacttcagacatctaggtgtccaatataccatttacaaagcatcgataacaatgcattcgaagacaacaagtccaaaagttttcagtatctttttcggggtaggcagctcgtcgtgggacgaacacactgtcacattcattgccaaatttatagatcataattacacatgctcacggcacaagacgaacatgattcaacaacaatcttgaatttctgttggtgacctacaaatcatgtaaaagtgtgaagaaccgttgcataatagcccggatctacgactgaatgggcaaaattgaacgtacgcagccattttcccgccatttttatatctacgctagcagtgaagtgttacgtcatagcggttgtgacggacagaagttaaatgaaaattcttgacagtatacgtccgttttctcatgacattttgtatgctcatgcaggtttatgttttatgcatttactgacactaaaggaaggaacatcagaggatgtataaatgtacatagcggcagttaattgtgccgtgtttcttcctaccggtattttttaccccct is a genomic window containing:
- the LOC118426422 gene encoding uncharacterized protein LOC118426422 isoform X1; the protein is MANTDTTTIITTAPASTSSVVPLNITAQTTQGQNSDSNSTATTVGEFPTANPTDGSSSNTGEFSTTADSTNAGDVPGNSTGNSNTTTDTGSTSDQTVVIVVVVSIILLFMLCTGFCLFLLSDWSCTQPKAAAGKRRGCSCSCLRCFSRQDFRDTSAFSPSKSESHEALEMDMTRVTEVGSYNNTSTLHWSTGNQHSFHRYMAPQNLDNDEGSSYTTGDPGIRRNPLRGVIEMLPDASRSKKYSEAINLDIFQQGEDETGRDSPTGDEVSETSNHTMVTEVSIHTHEHNERSSQRSSNSDQAAGGGQQELAAEQTVPKRSQGRKRGVYMSESDVSDDSKNRSYSQSVAEAMRTFDSTALAQYHEEEEQKDQMMTTEL
- the LOC118426422 gene encoding uncharacterized protein LOC118426422 isoform X3 translates to MANTDTTTIITTAPASTSSVVPLNITAQTTQGQNSDSNSTATTVGEFPTANPTDGSSSNTGEFSTTADSTNAGDVPGNSTGNSNTTTDTGSTSDQTVVIVVVVSIILLFMLCTGFCLFLLSDWSCTQPKAAAGKRRGCSCSCLRCFSRQDFRDTSAFSPSKSESHEALEMDMTRVTEVGSYNNTSTLHWSTGNQHSFHRYMAPQNLDNDEGSSYTTGDPGIRRNPLRGVIEMLPGRDSPTGDEVSETSNHTMVTEVSIHTHEHNERSSQRSSNSDQAAGGGQQELAAEQTVPKRSQGRKRGVYMSESDVSDDSKNRSYSQSVAEAMRTFDSTALAQYHEEEEQKDQMMTTEL
- the LOC118426422 gene encoding uncharacterized protein LOC118426422 isoform X2, with amino-acid sequence MANTDTTTIITTAPASTSSVVPLNITAQTTQGQNSDSNSTATTVGEFPTANPTDGSSSNTGEFSTTADSTNAGDVPGNSTGNSNTTTDTGSTSDQTVVIVVVVSIILLFMLCTGFCLFLLSDWSCTQPKAAAGKRRGCSCSCLRCFSRQDFRDTSAFSPSKSESHEALEMDMTRVTEVGSYNNTSTLHWSTGNQHSFHRTGDPGIRRNPLRGVIEMLPDASRSKKYSEAINLDIFQQGEDETGRDSPTGDEVSETSNHTMVTEVSIHTHEHNERSSQRSSNSDQAAGGGQQELAAEQTVPKRSQGRKRGVYMSESDVSDDSKNRSYSQSVAEAMRTFDSTALAQYHEEEEQKDQMMTTEL
- the LOC118426422 gene encoding uncharacterized protein LOC118426422 isoform X4, which translates into the protein MANTDTTTIITTAPASTSSVVPLNITAQTTQGQNSDSNSTATTVGEFPTANPTDGSSSNTGEFSTTADSTNAGDVPGNSTGNSNTTTDTGSTSDQTVVIVVVVSIILLFMLCTGFCLFLLSDWSCTQPKAAAGKRRGCSCSCLRCFSRQDFRDTSAFSPSKSESHEALEMDMTRVTEVGSYNNTSTLHWSTGNQHSFHRTGDPGIRRNPLRGVIEMLPGRDSPTGDEVSETSNHTMVTEVSIHTHEHNERSSQRSSNSDQAAGGGQQELAAEQTVPKRSQGRKRGVYMSESDVSDDSKNRSYSQSVAEAMRTFDSTALAQYHEEEEQKDQMMTTEL